One Maribacter dokdonensis DSW-8 genomic region harbors:
- a CDS encoding CCC motif membrane protein, whose protein sequence is MEQQKLPNVTIALVLSIIGFVCCCIGGLPGIILGGIAFFLASKDEKLYKENPENYSNYSTLKTTKTISIVVLVLGILYLAYSIYGIMSIGGWDAYMEQVRIMSEQYSQ, encoded by the coding sequence ATGGAACAACAAAAATTACCCAACGTAACAATAGCCTTAGTTCTTTCTATTATAGGATTTGTCTGCTGTTGTATAGGCGGGCTACCTGGTATTATTTTAGGCGGGATAGCATTTTTCTTAGCATCAAAAGACGAAAAACTATACAAGGAAAATCCGGAAAACTATTCCAACTACAGTACCTTAAAAACGACTAAAACCATTTCAATTGTCGTTTTGGTATTAGGAATTTTATATTTAGCATATTCTATCTATGGTATAATGAGCATTGGAGGTTGGGATGCATATATGGAACAAGTTAGAATTATGTCTGAACAATATTCACAATAA
- a CDS encoding CCC motif membrane protein: protein MNNSEYQQIPGSSNALTFGILSIVLTLFCCGPFGAIFSFIGLSNAKNAKRYFEANPGNYRGYENINTGRILSYIGLALSLIYLIFCILYFGLIIALFTTADFQ, encoded by the coding sequence ATGAACAATTCCGAATATCAACAAATACCAGGCTCTAGCAATGCATTGACCTTTGGCATTTTATCTATTGTATTAACCCTTTTCTGTTGTGGGCCTTTTGGGGCTATATTCAGCTTTATAGGTTTGAGCAATGCTAAAAACGCAAAGCGTTATTTTGAAGCAAACCCTGGTAATTATAGAGGATACGAAAATATTAATACGGGAAGAATTCTCTCTTATATCGGTTTAGCATTATCGCTAATTTATCTGATATTTTGTATTCTTTATTTTGGATTGATCATCGCATTATTTAC